Genomic DNA from Deinococcus malanensis:
TCGACCCTTGGGTATCTCAGCCCTGCCGAGTTCGAAGCCCACCATCTTGCCAGACAGCCAGCCGCCGCTTAACTTGAAGTACGCAAAACCGGCACAACCTCAGTGTCACCTGATGCCCATGTGCAGCTGGCACAACAACAAAGCGCGGGACGGCATACGGTTCACCCTCTCCTCCACCCAGATGCTGCAGCTCAAGGGGTACATGACAGGCGAACTGGCTGCGTCGTTCCGGCTCCGCCTGCCGTCCCCCTATCCGTTCGCAGTCCTGTACTACTCCGAAAGCGCGCAGGGGTGGACGTACCAGGACCTCGCCGAGGATCATCTGGACACGTGGGACCACGGGCTCGCCGGCGAGCCCCTGCTGGAACTGTACGTGGTGATCGAGCGCGTTGGTGGGCCGCAGATCCGGCATCAGGCCCGTGCCGCTCACCTGCCGGTTCTGGCAACTTAACCCCGGGGTGATCGAATGCTCCAGCGAGTGGCCTGAAGATCAGGCCACTCGCTGGATTAATTACCGGGAATAAGGGTTGAACAATAGGGCAAAAAACGCGAAGGGGACGGCGTTATGCGCCGCAAGCGACCTCACTTTACTGCCACTCTTTGCGGCCGTCACCATGCACAGTCAATGGATCGCGCCCCACTTCCCTCGCAAACTGATTCATCTACACGAGAAAATCTCGGATGCAGAACTGCTAGCGGTGGCCCTACTTCAAAAGCTGCACAAGGTGTCGTATTTCAGCCACTGGGGGCGCTTTCTCAGACTCAACCACTTTCCATACTTCCTCTCAAAGCCCCAGGCCCGCATCCGGCTCGCCCGGTTGACCCAGGTGGTCAAGCAGCTGGCCCGTTGGTATTTTCGCTCGTGCCTCGCCTCCACGGACATAGCAGCTCACAAAACTAAACGCTGCCGATGCGTCGTCAACTACCGTCAAGTTGCCTACGATACAGTCCTCGATTCAGTGCAGGACCAGCTGTTCGATACGCGCGCTGATGGCCCCACTTTTCCTCGATGACTTGGAGATTCGCGACCGTCACCTCCTGGCGCAGCAGGGCTTCAACTCCCAGAGATGCAACGGACGCTTTGCCTAGAGGTTTGGGAACCGTTACGACGAGTGGGTCCTGCTCTTATGCTCGCGCTGGAACGAATGACTCAGCGGGGAACCCCTGAAGCCGCCCAACTCGCCACCGAGGTCATCGCGCTCGTCCACCGCGTCGTGCGCCTGGTCGCCAGTGCCGAGGGTCCACTGGATGATGAGACCCTCTAAGCGCTCGTCCACCTTGATGACATCTACCATGAGCACAGTGACGCCTTTGGGCTGGAGCCGCAGGCTTACATGGTCGGCTGGTTCTGCCCCCCCAGTCTCAGCCCTGTTCGTGCCGGCATGAACAGAGCTGTCTCATGTCTCGAACGCGGTATGGTGCGGGCATGATTGCGTTAACGGTGTTCAATCACGCAGGAGGAGCGGGAAAGACCAGCCTCACTCTTAATATGGGCCACGAGCTGGCGGTGTCTGGCCAGCGCGTCCTGCTTATCGATCTGGATCCGCAGGCCAGCCTCACAGGCTGGATGGGCATCTCCGGCGTGGCGCAGGAGGACACCGTGTTCGCCACCGCCGTCGATGGGCTGCCTCTGCCCACACCATTTAAAGCGCATAGCCTTGATGTAATCCCTTCCCATATGGTGCTTGCTCTGGCTGAAGGCCAGATGATGGGCCGGGTCGGCGCCCAGGCGCACCTACGTGAAGCACTTGACGCCTTCGAGGCACGATACGACGTAGTCCTGATCGACAGTCCACCCAGTCTGGGCCAGCTGTCCATCCTGGGCGCCCTGGCGGCTGATCAGATGATCGTGCCCGTCCCCACCCGTCAGAAAGGTCTGGACGCTCTGCCCGGC
This window encodes:
- a CDS encoding ParA family protein — translated: MIALTVFNHAGGAGKTSLTLNMGHELAVSGQRVLLIDLDPQASLTGWMGISGVAQEDTVFATAVDGLPLPTPFKAHSLDVIPSHMVLALAEGQMMGRVGAQAHLREALDAFEARYDVVLIDSPPSLGQLSILGALAADQMIVPVPTRQKGLDALPGLQVAMTQYRKVRPDLAVALYVPTFYDARRVHDREVLAELQAHLSPLAAPVPQREAVWLDSTMQGAPVGIYAPNSPVHDDVRRVTADLAAVIGLPYHQGAA